From Candidatus Polarisedimenticolaceae bacterium:
GTCGGATTCCCGCTCGAATACGCTCGTCGTCAAGGTCGACAGCAAGACCGCGATGGGGAGCACAGGCTCGACCGGTAGCAACATGGGCACGATCCCGAGCGCCGAGGACATGTCGTTCGTCGTCGGCCCCGACACCAAGATCCTCAAGGGCAGCAAGAAGTCCTCGCTGTCCGAGGTGGCCAGCGGCGACCACGTGACGGTGAACTACCGCACGGTCGGCGGGAAGAACATGGCCGTCTCGATCGGCATCGAGCCCGCCGCCTAGAGCCGGCTCGACCTTCGACCATTCTCGAAGCCGTGGATGGCGCCCCGCCAGGCGACCGTCCACGGTTTCTTTTGCTAGCGCTCGAAGAGCGCGTTCAGCTCGTCGAACGGAGCCGCGTCCCCGAACGAAGCGAACGAACCGTCCTCCGCGATCGACCGTGCCGCGCGCATGAACGCGCCCCACGCGACGCGCGCCAGCGCCCCTCCCACCGAGATCCGCCGCACGCCGAGGTCGCGGAGCTGCGCCACCGTGAGCGTGCGATTCATCGTCGAGACGAGCACGTTGACCGGCTTCGGTGCGACCTCCTTGACCATGCGCGCGATCGCCGCCGGCTCGATCACGCCGGGTGCGAAGAGGCAATCGGCGCCGGCCTCCGCGAATGCCGCGAGGCGCGACAACGCGACCCTCTCCGGCTCGGCGGCCCCGACCAAGAACGACTCGCACCGCGCCGTGAGCACGACCGGAACCCCCGACGCATCGATCGCGGCGCGCGCGGCCTTCACGCGCTCGATCGCGATGGGCTCGTCGTAGAGCGGCCGATCCCGCAGCCCCGTCGCGTCCTCGATCGAGAGGCCGGCCGCGCCGGTGAGCACGCAGAGGCCCACGTTCGTCGCGACCTGCTCGGGATCGTCGGCATACGCCGATTGGAAGTCGCCGTTGACCGGAAGCTTCGTCGCCCCCGCGATCTCCGCGATGTGATCGAGCATG
This genomic window contains:
- a CDS encoding isocitrate lyase/phosphoenolpyruvate mutase family protein: MDASSRQSTAVARFRRLHEDGCFVIPNPWDAGSAIFLENLGFEALATTSAGFAFSRGLPDDPSVLPRDVMLDHIAEIAGATKLPVNGDFQSAYADDPEQVATNVGLCVLTGAAGLSIEDATGLRDRPLYDEPIAIERVKAARAAIDASGVPVVLTARCESFLVGAAEPERVALSRLAAFAEAGADCLFAPGVIEPAAIARMVKEVAPKPVNVLVSTMNRTLTVAQLRDLGVRRISVGGALARVAWGAFMRAARSIAEDGSFASFGDAAPFDELNALFER